From a single Drosophila sulfurigaster albostrigata strain 15112-1811.04 chromosome 3, ASM2355843v2, whole genome shotgun sequence genomic region:
- the LOC133840947 gene encoding purine nucleoside phosphorylase isoform X4 yields MTGYNSNGDVATSNGNHNNSNSNGTNGNSNGHSKPVEYTAQELHTKQLPKVGNFKMCSRDCCSKQGGANNKAGNSCLDKKGGGGHKEELVVPTPQSLLDNNNRIQCSLSPEEVRALRVLNEDTYPYEVIQEIADFIVKRAGIRPKIGIICGSGLGSLADIIQDAKVFEYEKIPNFPVSTVEGHAGKLVVGTLEGANVMAMQGRFHFYEGYPLAKCSMPVRVMKLCGVEYLFATNAAGGINPKFNVGDIMLMHDHVNMLGFAGNSPLQGPNDPRFGPRFPALVNSYNRDLINKAIEIGKTMGIESNIHVGVYSCLGGPTYETIAELKALRMMGVDAVGMSTVHEVITARHCDMKVFAFSLITNKCPIEYSDKKDEEANHEEVMAVAKNRQKACCELVSRLICEIQKGS; encoded by the exons atgacgGGCTATAATTCCAATGGTGACGTGGCTACCAGCAATggcaatcacaacaacagcaacagcaatggcacgaatggcaacagcaatggaCACAGCAAACCCGTTGAATACACCGCACAGGAGCTGCACAC TAAACAACTGCCAAAGGTAGGCAACTTTAAGATGTGTTCTCGCGACTGTTGCTCGAAGCAAGGAGGCGCCAACAACAAGGCCGGCAACAGCTGCCTCGACAAGAAGGGTGGCGGTGGCCACAAGGAGGAACTCGTAGTCCCGACACCCCAGAGTTTGCT CGACAATAACAATCGTATCCAATGCTCACTATCGCCCGAGGAGGTGCGGGCCCTTCGCGTATTGAATGAAGACAC GTATCCCTATGAGGTGATTCAGGAGATTGCCGACTTCATTGTGAAGCGCGCTGGCATTCGTCCCAAGATCGGCATCATTTGCGGCTCAGGACTCGGCTCGCTTGCCGACATCATTCAGGATGCCAAGGTGTTTGAGTACGAGAAGATTCCCAACTTCCCCGTCTCCACAGTGGAGGGTCATGCTGGCAAGCTGGTCGTCGGCACCCTGGAAGGCGCCAATGTGATGGCCATGCAGGGACGTTTCCATTTCTATGAGGGTTATCCCCTGGCCAAGTGCTCGATGCCTGTGCGCGTAATGAAGCTTTGCGGTGTGGAGTATCTGTTTGCCACGAATGCTGCCGGTGGCATCAATCCCAAGTTCAATGTCGGAGACATTATGCTGATGCACGATCATGTCAATATGCTCGGTTTCGCTGGCAACTCCCCGCTTCAGGGTCCCAACGATCCTCGCTTTGGTCCACGTTTCCCCGCTCTGGTCAACTCGTACAACCGGGATCTGATTAACAAGGCTATTGAGATTGGCAAGACGATGGGCATCGAATCAAATATTCATGTCGGTGTCTATTCCTGCCTGGGTGGGCCCACATATGAGACTATTGCTGAGCTTAAGGCACTGCGCATGATGGGCGTCGATGCGGTGGGCATGTCCACGGTGCACGAGGTCATCACTGCCCGCCATTGCGACATGAAAGTGTTTGCCTTCAGTTTGATCACCAACAAGTGCCCCATCGAATACAGCGATAAGAAGGACGAAGAGGCCAACCACGAGGAAGTCATGGCCGTTGCCAAGAATCGTCAGAAAGCCTGTTGCGAGCTCGTCTCCCGCCTCATTTGTGAAATCCAAAAGGGCTCGTAA
- the LOC133840947 gene encoding purine nucleoside phosphorylase isoform X2 has translation MTGYNSNGDVATSNGNHNNSNSNGTNGNSNGHSKPVEYTAQELHTDNNNRIQCSLSPEEVRALRVLNEDTYPYEVIQEIADFIVKRAGIRPKIGIICGSGLGSLADIIQDAKVFEYEKIPNFPVSTVEGHAGKLVVGTLEGANVMAMQGRFHFYEGYPLAKCSMPVRVMKLCGVEYLFATNAAGGINPKFNVGDIMLMHDHVNMLGFAGNSPLQGPNDPRFGPRFPALVNSYNRDLINKAIEIGKTMGIESNIHVGVYSCLGGPTYETIAELKALRMMGVDAVGMSTVHEVITARHCDMKVFAFSLITNKCPIEYSDKKDEEANHEEVMAVAKNRQKACCELVSRLICEIQKGS, from the exons atgacgGGCTATAATTCCAATGGTGACGTGGCTACCAGCAATggcaatcacaacaacagcaacagcaatggcacgaatggcaacagcaatggaCACAGCAAACCCGTTGAATACACCGCACAGGAGCTGCACAC CGACAATAACAATCGTATCCAATGCTCACTATCGCCCGAGGAGGTGCGGGCCCTTCGCGTATTGAATGAAGACAC GTATCCCTATGAGGTGATTCAGGAGATTGCCGACTTCATTGTGAAGCGCGCTGGCATTCGTCCCAAGATCGGCATCATTTGCGGCTCAGGACTCGGCTCGCTTGCCGACATCATTCAGGATGCCAAGGTGTTTGAGTACGAGAAGATTCCCAACTTCCCCGTCTCCACAGTGGAGGGTCATGCTGGCAAGCTGGTCGTCGGCACCCTGGAAGGCGCCAATGTGATGGCCATGCAGGGACGTTTCCATTTCTATGAGGGTTATCCCCTGGCCAAGTGCTCGATGCCTGTGCGCGTAATGAAGCTTTGCGGTGTGGAGTATCTGTTTGCCACGAATGCTGCCGGTGGCATCAATCCCAAGTTCAATGTCGGAGACATTATGCTGATGCACGATCATGTCAATATGCTCGGTTTCGCTGGCAACTCCCCGCTTCAGGGTCCCAACGATCCTCGCTTTGGTCCACGTTTCCCCGCTCTGGTCAACTCGTACAACCGGGATCTGATTAACAAGGCTATTGAGATTGGCAAGACGATGGGCATCGAATCAAATATTCATGTCGGTGTCTATTCCTGCCTGGGTGGGCCCACATATGAGACTATTGCTGAGCTTAAGGCACTGCGCATGATGGGCGTCGATGCGGTGGGCATGTCCACGGTGCACGAGGTCATCACTGCCCGCCATTGCGACATGAAAGTGTTTGCCTTCAGTTTGATCACCAACAAGTGCCCCATCGAATACAGCGATAAGAAGGACGAAGAGGCCAACCACGAGGAAGTCATGGCCGTTGCCAAGAATCGTCAGAAAGCCTGTTGCGAGCTCGTCTCCCGCCTCATTTGTGAAATCCAAAAGGGCTCGTAA
- the LOC133840947 gene encoding purine nucleoside phosphorylase isoform X1, with amino-acid sequence MTGYNSNGDVATSNGNHNNSNSNGTNGNSNGHSKPVEYTAQELHTKQLPKVGNFKMCSRDCCSKQGGANNKAGNSCLDKKGGGGHKEELVVPTPQSLLYPYEVIQEIADFIVKRAGIRPKIGIICGSGLGSLADIIQDAKVFEYEKIPNFPVSTVEGHAGKLVVGTLEGANVMAMQGRFHFYEGYPLAKCSMPVRVMKLCGVEYLFATNAAGGINPKFNVGDIMLMHDHVNMLGFAGNSPLQGPNDPRFGPRFPALVNSYNRDLINKAIEIGKTMGIESNIHVGVYSCLGGPTYETIAELKALRMMGVDAVGMSTVHEVITARHCDMKVFAFSLITNKCPIEYSDKKDEEANHEEVMAVAKNRQKACCELVSRLICEIQKGS; translated from the exons atgacgGGCTATAATTCCAATGGTGACGTGGCTACCAGCAATggcaatcacaacaacagcaacagcaatggcacgaatggcaacagcaatggaCACAGCAAACCCGTTGAATACACCGCACAGGAGCTGCACAC TAAACAACTGCCAAAGGTAGGCAACTTTAAGATGTGTTCTCGCGACTGTTGCTCGAAGCAAGGAGGCGCCAACAACAAGGCCGGCAACAGCTGCCTCGACAAGAAGGGTGGCGGTGGCCACAAGGAGGAACTCGTAGTCCCGACACCCCAGAGTTTGCT GTATCCCTATGAGGTGATTCAGGAGATTGCCGACTTCATTGTGAAGCGCGCTGGCATTCGTCCCAAGATCGGCATCATTTGCGGCTCAGGACTCGGCTCGCTTGCCGACATCATTCAGGATGCCAAGGTGTTTGAGTACGAGAAGATTCCCAACTTCCCCGTCTCCACAGTGGAGGGTCATGCTGGCAAGCTGGTCGTCGGCACCCTGGAAGGCGCCAATGTGATGGCCATGCAGGGACGTTTCCATTTCTATGAGGGTTATCCCCTGGCCAAGTGCTCGATGCCTGTGCGCGTAATGAAGCTTTGCGGTGTGGAGTATCTGTTTGCCACGAATGCTGCCGGTGGCATCAATCCCAAGTTCAATGTCGGAGACATTATGCTGATGCACGATCATGTCAATATGCTCGGTTTCGCTGGCAACTCCCCGCTTCAGGGTCCCAACGATCCTCGCTTTGGTCCACGTTTCCCCGCTCTGGTCAACTCGTACAACCGGGATCTGATTAACAAGGCTATTGAGATTGGCAAGACGATGGGCATCGAATCAAATATTCATGTCGGTGTCTATTCCTGCCTGGGTGGGCCCACATATGAGACTATTGCTGAGCTTAAGGCACTGCGCATGATGGGCGTCGATGCGGTGGGCATGTCCACGGTGCACGAGGTCATCACTGCCCGCCATTGCGACATGAAAGTGTTTGCCTTCAGTTTGATCACCAACAAGTGCCCCATCGAATACAGCGATAAGAAGGACGAAGAGGCCAACCACGAGGAAGTCATGGCCGTTGCCAAGAATCGTCAGAAAGCCTGTTGCGAGCTCGTCTCCCGCCTCATTTGTGAAATCCAAAAGGGCTCGTAA
- the LOC133840947 gene encoding purine nucleoside phosphorylase isoform X3 — translation MTGYNSNGDVATSNGNHNNSNSNGTNGNSNGHSKPVEYTAQELHTYPYEVIQEIADFIVKRAGIRPKIGIICGSGLGSLADIIQDAKVFEYEKIPNFPVSTVEGHAGKLVVGTLEGANVMAMQGRFHFYEGYPLAKCSMPVRVMKLCGVEYLFATNAAGGINPKFNVGDIMLMHDHVNMLGFAGNSPLQGPNDPRFGPRFPALVNSYNRDLINKAIEIGKTMGIESNIHVGVYSCLGGPTYETIAELKALRMMGVDAVGMSTVHEVITARHCDMKVFAFSLITNKCPIEYSDKKDEEANHEEVMAVAKNRQKACCELVSRLICEIQKGS, via the exons atgacgGGCTATAATTCCAATGGTGACGTGGCTACCAGCAATggcaatcacaacaacagcaacagcaatggcacgaatggcaacagcaatggaCACAGCAAACCCGTTGAATACACCGCACAGGAGCTGCACAC GTATCCCTATGAGGTGATTCAGGAGATTGCCGACTTCATTGTGAAGCGCGCTGGCATTCGTCCCAAGATCGGCATCATTTGCGGCTCAGGACTCGGCTCGCTTGCCGACATCATTCAGGATGCCAAGGTGTTTGAGTACGAGAAGATTCCCAACTTCCCCGTCTCCACAGTGGAGGGTCATGCTGGCAAGCTGGTCGTCGGCACCCTGGAAGGCGCCAATGTGATGGCCATGCAGGGACGTTTCCATTTCTATGAGGGTTATCCCCTGGCCAAGTGCTCGATGCCTGTGCGCGTAATGAAGCTTTGCGGTGTGGAGTATCTGTTTGCCACGAATGCTGCCGGTGGCATCAATCCCAAGTTCAATGTCGGAGACATTATGCTGATGCACGATCATGTCAATATGCTCGGTTTCGCTGGCAACTCCCCGCTTCAGGGTCCCAACGATCCTCGCTTTGGTCCACGTTTCCCCGCTCTGGTCAACTCGTACAACCGGGATCTGATTAACAAGGCTATTGAGATTGGCAAGACGATGGGCATCGAATCAAATATTCATGTCGGTGTCTATTCCTGCCTGGGTGGGCCCACATATGAGACTATTGCTGAGCTTAAGGCACTGCGCATGATGGGCGTCGATGCGGTGGGCATGTCCACGGTGCACGAGGTCATCACTGCCCGCCATTGCGACATGAAAGTGTTTGCCTTCAGTTTGATCACCAACAAGTGCCCCATCGAATACAGCGATAAGAAGGACGAAGAGGCCAACCACGAGGAAGTCATGGCCGTTGCCAAGAATCGTCAGAAAGCCTGTTGCGAGCTCGTCTCCCGCCTCATTTGTGAAATCCAAAAGGGCTCGTAA